The proteins below come from a single Gimesia alba genomic window:
- a CDS encoding fatty acid desaturase family protein, with translation MSVTHYTAKEICDLETKSTTPRFLHSLFGSAAILALAFQWPSSIWYYQVGLTLIAAYSMFCWSSCFHETSHQGICGKPWVSIWMGRAIGTMLFVSYTAYREAHIRHHAYLNKPGDWELWPYSDPKTSLTFRRIFCWLELPFGFFTSPFVYARLCFSKNTPVKKPEIMKAMRMEYAAMAVVWALILGTIAWFSLWKPFIVAWIIPHWVASVIQTFRKFTEHLGMQSYDPLLGTRTVIGSNLITRICTYINFDIFVHGPHHRHPKIAHNKLVEKMDNYQHDNPDTKYPVFTTYMSAMKHTIPALWKPGVGMNVGAPAPKKEKWLGADNFVTDVAREILSDRDVSKAHRAS, from the coding sequence ATGTCGGTTACTCATTACACCGCCAAAGAGATCTGCGATCTCGAAACAAAGTCGACAACCCCCCGTTTTTTACACTCTCTATTTGGATCGGCTGCCATTCTAGCATTGGCTTTCCAATGGCCTTCCAGTATCTGGTATTACCAGGTTGGTTTGACGCTGATCGCTGCTTACAGCATGTTCTGCTGGTCGAGCTGTTTTCACGAAACATCCCACCAGGGAATTTGTGGAAAACCCTGGGTCAGTATCTGGATGGGACGCGCCATCGGTACCATGCTGTTTGTGTCCTATACCGCATATCGGGAAGCCCATATCCGTCACCATGCTTACTTGAACAAGCCTGGCGATTGGGAATTGTGGCCTTATTCCGACCCTAAAACATCACTGACATTCCGCCGCATTTTCTGCTGGCTGGAATTGCCATTTGGATTTTTTACTTCTCCGTTTGTGTACGCTCGCTTGTGTTTCAGTAAAAACACCCCGGTGAAAAAACCGGAAATCATGAAAGCCATGCGAATGGAATATGCCGCCATGGCGGTTGTCTGGGCATTGATTCTGGGCACCATTGCCTGGTTCTCGCTCTGGAAACCATTCATTGTAGCCTGGATTATTCCCCACTGGGTTGCCAGTGTGATTCAAACCTTCCGCAAATTCACAGAACACTTGGGTATGCAAAGCTATGATCCTTTGCTGGGCACACGAACTGTGATCGGTTCCAACCTGATTACCCGGATTTGTACTTACATTAACTTCGATATCTTCGTGCATGGTCCTCACCATCGACATCCCAAAATTGCTCACAACAAACTGGTCGAAAAGATGGACAATTATCAGCACGACAATCCTGATACCAAGTATCCGGTCTTTACAACTTACATGTCAGCCATGAAGCATACCATACCCGCGCTCTGGAAGCCGGGGGTTGGAATGAATGTAGGAGCCCCTGCTCCGAAAAAAGAGAAATGGCTTGGCGCTGATAACTTTGTGACCGATGTCGCCAGAGAAATTCTCTCTGATCGGGACGTCTCGAAGGCGCATCGTGCCTCATAG
- a CDS encoding sulfatase family protein, whose translation MRRVISVFLNSSLILFLSVLTVGILPAAEQKQPNVVIIMTDNHGEWTLGCYGNKDIKTPHIDQLAKEGTLFTRAFANNAVCSPTRATFLTGLMPCQHGVHCYLRPRIQTGPDSFNTLEEFQSIPQVLHDAGYVCGLSGKWHLGDNLYPQEGFSYWITKPHGGSAGFYNQKVIEHEKIREEPTYLTDLWTQHGIKFIKQNQDKPFFLFLAYNGPYGLGSAMKEPIKNRFKADYEKMTFPSFPREKPQPWNFNYGDWIGDLGIIRKYAAEVSAVDDGVGEIMQTLKDLGLRENTLVIFTADQGLAGGHSGYWGMGDHTRPLTAFDWTMTIPLIFSQPGKIVSGARQDMMVANYDVYPTLLHYLGLQDQIPEKPATPGRNFAPVLKGEQIPWSEVVFYEFENVRAIRTKDWKYIERFRETPNELYQLTQDPGERKNLIGDSEFNSKRKELKQRMDQFFTKYADPKWDIWHGGKSKTVLMTKKLFPESSLYLPASN comes from the coding sequence ATGCGTCGGGTAATTTCAGTATTTCTTAACAGTAGCCTGATCCTGTTCCTGAGTGTTTTGACCGTTGGAATTTTGCCGGCTGCAGAGCAAAAGCAGCCTAACGTTGTAATTATCATGACTGACAATCATGGTGAATGGACGCTGGGTTGTTATGGTAACAAGGATATTAAGACCCCGCATATTGACCAGCTGGCAAAAGAAGGAACGTTGTTCACGCGCGCGTTTGCGAACAACGCTGTCTGCTCGCCAACTCGTGCTACATTTCTCACCGGCCTCATGCCCTGCCAGCATGGAGTGCACTGTTATCTCAGACCACGGATTCAAACCGGCCCTGATTCGTTTAATACGCTGGAAGAGTTCCAGTCGATTCCACAGGTCCTGCATGATGCCGGTTATGTTTGCGGGCTGTCGGGAAAATGGCATCTGGGTGATAATCTCTATCCACAGGAAGGCTTTTCCTATTGGATAACAAAACCACATGGCGGCAGTGCGGGTTTTTACAATCAGAAAGTAATCGAGCACGAAAAAATTCGTGAAGAGCCAACTTATCTCACGGATTTATGGACGCAGCACGGCATCAAATTCATCAAACAAAATCAGGATAAACCGTTCTTTCTGTTTTTGGCATACAACGGCCCCTACGGCTTAGGTTCCGCCATGAAGGAGCCGATCAAAAACCGGTTCAAAGCAGACTATGAAAAGATGACGTTCCCCTCATTTCCTCGAGAGAAGCCACAGCCCTGGAATTTCAATTATGGGGACTGGATTGGTGACCTCGGCATCATTCGCAAATATGCGGCAGAAGTTTCCGCCGTCGATGATGGCGTCGGAGAGATCATGCAGACATTGAAAGATCTGGGGCTTCGCGAGAACACGCTGGTAATTTTCACCGCGGATCAGGGTCTAGCCGGCGGACATAGTGGCTATTGGGGGATGGGCGATCATACGCGACCTCTGACGGCGTTCGACTGGACGATGACAATCCCGCTGATCTTCTCTCAACCCGGAAAAATCGTCTCTGGTGCTCGGCAGGATATGATGGTGGCCAACTATGATGTGTACCCGACCCTGCTCCACTATCTGGGCTTGCAGGATCAAATTCCAGAAAAACCAGCAACTCCCGGCCGTAATTTTGCGCCGGTACTCAAAGGCGAACAGATTCCCTGGTCTGAAGTCGTGTTCTATGAGTTTGAAAATGTGCGCGCCATCCGGACCAAAGACTGGAAATACATAGAACGGTTCCGGGAAACGCCGAACGAACTCTACCAATTGACCCAAGATCCCGGAGAACGAAAGAATCTGATCGGAGATTCTGAATTCAACAGCAAACGAAAAGAACTCAAGCAGCGCATGGATCAGTTCTTTACTAAATATGCCGACCCCAAATGGGATATCTGGCATGGTGGCAAATCAAAGACGGTTCTGATGACCAAGAAGTTGTTTCCCGAATCCTCGCTCTATCTGCCTGCCTCGAACTAA
- a CDS encoding SlyX family protein has translation MNEIPSSLEELSSRLTQVESVLMHLQHEVEQLNQAIIQQNTTVDALNKSLKSLDSRLGALEEEDEGRDPYQEKPPHY, from the coding sequence ATGAATGAGATTCCATCCAGTCTGGAAGAACTATCGTCTCGTTTAACTCAGGTCGAATCCGTGTTGATGCATCTTCAACATGAAGTCGAACAGTTAAATCAGGCCATTATCCAGCAGAACACAACCGTTGATGCTTTGAATAAGTCACTGAAATCACTCGATTCCCGTCTGGGCGCCCTGGAAGAAGAAGACGAAGGTCGGGATCCTTATCAAGAAAAGCCACCTCATTATTAA
- a CDS encoding alpha/beta hydrolase-fold protein, with translation MIQRFRFCLQTLLFSIAFSLLLFAEVQAAENKFQVSFADSIHQQPYSGRVYLIFTRMDREPRLGPSWFQPELFVAQDVKDWQPGKTIEFAPDTKGLLSFPTPLSEMNLAGYRAQAVVRFNETAPQIGSAPGNGFSQVITIPAGGFSKPPLLTVNKLVPEKPVKESRWNKLFKIRSPLLSKFHGSDTFFEATVLLPQSYYEQPDRKYPVIYTIPGFGGDHLRGRSLTPVPEQNEGGVEFIRVLLNPNCRYGHHVFADSANNGPVGKAFTTEFLPALEKTFRAIPDQRARFLTGHSSGGWSSLWLLVTYPDTFGGTWSTAPDPVDFRDFQQINLYDPTSNMYRDAANQPRPLARMGQQPVLWYESFAKMEHVLGPGGQLRSFEAVFSPRGKDGTPLKLYDRETGTIDPQVAETWKAYDIRLILESNWESLAPKLAGKIHVFMGDQDTFYLEGATVLLKQSLDRLNGDIAADTVVEIFPGKNHSSLMTRDLVMRMRKEMVQTFLAHQDEIK, from the coding sequence ATGATTCAACGATTTCGGTTTTGTCTGCAGACACTCTTATTCTCGATTGCGTTTTCTTTACTCCTGTTCGCCGAAGTACAGGCCGCGGAAAATAAGTTTCAGGTCAGCTTTGCGGATTCGATTCATCAGCAACCCTATTCAGGCCGCGTTTATCTGATCTTTACCCGGATGGATCGGGAGCCGCGACTGGGACCCTCCTGGTTTCAACCAGAATTATTCGTTGCGCAAGACGTGAAAGACTGGCAGCCGGGAAAAACAATTGAGTTCGCTCCCGATACGAAAGGGCTACTTTCATTCCCCACCCCGTTGTCAGAGATGAATCTGGCAGGATATCGCGCACAAGCCGTGGTTCGCTTTAATGAGACTGCTCCCCAAATCGGCTCTGCTCCCGGAAATGGCTTTAGTCAGGTCATTACGATCCCAGCAGGCGGCTTTTCAAAGCCACCGTTGTTGACGGTCAATAAACTGGTACCAGAAAAACCGGTCAAAGAGAGCCGCTGGAACAAGCTCTTCAAAATTCGTTCTCCCCTGTTATCGAAATTTCATGGTAGCGATACGTTTTTTGAAGCCACCGTGCTGCTGCCACAAAGTTATTATGAGCAGCCCGATCGAAAATATCCGGTAATTTATACGATTCCCGGCTTCGGCGGAGATCATTTGCGCGGGCGGAGCTTGACTCCCGTCCCCGAACAAAATGAAGGAGGCGTGGAATTCATTCGGGTCTTATTGAATCCGAATTGCCGTTACGGACATCATGTCTTTGCCGACTCGGCCAATAATGGCCCTGTTGGAAAAGCATTCACGACGGAGTTTCTGCCAGCACTCGAAAAAACCTTTCGCGCCATTCCCGATCAACGTGCCCGGTTTTTAACGGGGCATTCATCGGGAGGTTGGTCTTCACTCTGGTTACTGGTGACCTATCCCGATACGTTTGGGGGTACCTGGAGTACGGCCCCCGATCCCGTCGATTTTCGGGACTTCCAACAGATCAATCTCTATGATCCCACAAGCAACATGTATCGCGATGCCGCGAATCAGCCCAGGCCGCTTGCCCGTATGGGACAGCAGCCGGTCTTATGGTATGAGTCCTTTGCCAAAATGGAACACGTTCTAGGACCCGGCGGTCAGTTGCGAAGCTTTGAAGCTGTCTTCAGCCCGCGCGGTAAAGACGGAACGCCCCTGAAACTGTATGATCGGGAAACGGGGACGATCGATCCTCAAGTAGCCGAAACCTGGAAAGCCTATGATATCAGACTGATTCTGGAATCGAACTGGGAGAGCCTCGCGCCCAAACTGGCGGGAAAAATTCATGTCTTTATGGGCGATCAGGATACATTTTATCTGGAAGGGGCAACGGTGTTGCTCAAACAGTCTCTGGATCGCTTGAATGGGGACATCGCTGCAGATACGGTGGTCGAGATCTTTCCGGGAAAAAATCATTCATCGTTGATGACCAGAGATTTAGTCATGCGGATGCGAAAAGAAATGGTGCAAACGTTTCTCGCACATCAGGATGAGATCAAATAA
- a CDS encoding ThiF family adenylyltransferase has protein sequence MERYSRQVLFSELGEAGQARLMQGRVLLCGCGALGTVLAETLVRAGVGQLKIVDRDFVELSNLQRQVLFDETDVAAKLPKAIAAAEKLKKINSEVKIEPIVEDIDHTNILALAKDVDLILDGTDNFEVRYLINDVSLELGIPWIYCGCIGSTGQTMTILPGKSACLRCLIDSAPEPGSTETCDTAGILGPTVNVIASLEAVDAIKLLAGLEEQIKPVLTVVDVWEGSFRQMSVADLRDKAGCKACHQGERIWLKGEQGSRTTRLCGRNAVQVSPADKGQIVFEELAKKLQKSGTVDFNAYLLRLNLKDPEYEISLFRDGRAIIKGTDDPSTAKTIYARYIGS, from the coding sequence ATGGAACGTTACAGTCGGCAGGTCCTCTTTTCAGAATTGGGGGAGGCAGGCCAGGCCCGCTTGATGCAGGGTCGCGTCTTATTGTGCGGCTGTGGCGCTTTGGGAACCGTCTTGGCAGAAACGCTGGTGCGAGCGGGCGTTGGTCAATTGAAAATTGTCGATCGCGATTTTGTCGAATTGAGCAACCTGCAGAGACAGGTCCTGTTTGATGAAACCGATGTGGCTGCCAAACTTCCCAAAGCGATTGCTGCTGCTGAAAAACTGAAAAAAATCAACAGCGAAGTCAAAATCGAGCCGATCGTGGAAGATATTGATCATACCAATATCTTAGCACTGGCAAAGGACGTCGATCTAATTCTGGATGGCACAGATAACTTCGAAGTCCGTTATCTGATCAATGATGTCTCATTGGAACTGGGTATCCCCTGGATCTACTGCGGCTGCATCGGCAGTACCGGGCAGACGATGACGATCTTGCCCGGCAAATCCGCCTGCCTGCGCTGTTTGATCGATTCCGCGCCGGAACCGGGCAGCACTGAAACCTGTGATACCGCGGGCATCCTGGGGCCGACGGTGAATGTGATCGCGTCATTAGAAGCCGTCGACGCGATCAAACTGCTTGCTGGACTTGAAGAACAGATCAAACCGGTACTGACTGTCGTCGATGTCTGGGAGGGATCATTCCGGCAGATGAGCGTGGCCGATCTCCGTGACAAAGCGGGCTGCAAAGCCTGTCATCAAGGAGAGCGCATCTGGCTGAAGGGAGAACAAGGTTCGCGCACCACGCGACTGTGCGGCAGAAATGCGGTTCAGGTTTCTCCGGCTGATAAGGGGCAGATTGTGTTTGAAGAGCTGGCGAAAAAACTCCAGAAATCGGGAACGGTAGACTTCAACGCGTATCTGCTCAGGCTGAATCTGAAAGATCCCGAATATGAAATCAGCCTGTTTCGTGATGGTCGCGCCATCATCAAAGGCACCGATGATCCCTCGACCGCGAAAACGATCTATGCCCGTTACATTGGCAGTTAA
- a CDS encoding FKBP-type peptidyl-prolyl cis-trans isomerase, translated as MSKWHLSACLCIALFGFSQLANAQNEKAGSGKSAFKDQKQKVSYGIGYNLGQNLMRDQLELDPQVLVKGIMDAMTKQKPQMTEEEIRATLIAFQQELRQQQEAKMKKAQAENIAKGKQFLAANAKKEGVKTTKSGLQYKVIKKGTGKTPGLNDRVTTHYRGTLTNGKEFDSSYKRNQPATFPVNGVISGWTEALQLMKEGDKWQLFIPSDLAYGTRGSGPDIGPNEVLIFDIELLKVN; from the coding sequence ATGTCGAAATGGCATCTCTCTGCCTGTTTATGTATTGCGTTGTTTGGATTTTCACAATTGGCGAACGCACAGAACGAAAAAGCAGGTTCCGGTAAATCCGCTTTCAAAGACCAGAAGCAGAAAGTCAGTTACGGGATTGGCTACAATCTGGGGCAAAATTTGATGCGAGATCAGCTGGAACTTGATCCACAGGTTCTGGTCAAAGGCATTATGGATGCCATGACCAAGCAGAAACCGCAAATGACCGAAGAGGAAATCCGCGCCACATTGATTGCTTTCCAGCAGGAATTACGCCAGCAGCAGGAAGCAAAAATGAAGAAAGCGCAAGCGGAAAATATTGCGAAAGGAAAACAGTTCCTGGCTGCGAATGCCAAGAAGGAAGGCGTTAAGACCACCAAAAGTGGCCTGCAGTATAAAGTCATCAAAAAGGGAACAGGAAAAACTCCTGGTCTGAATGACAGAGTGACCACGCATTATCGTGGCACTTTGACGAATGGAAAAGAATTTGATAGTTCTTATAAACGAAATCAACCAGCAACGTTTCCTGTTAATGGAGTCATCAGTGGTTGGACAGAAGCCCTGCAGTTGATGAAAGAGGGAGATAAATGGCAGCTGTTTATCCCCAGCGATTTGGCATACGGAACACGCGGTTCAGGTCCTGATATCGGACCGAACGAAGTTCTCATCTTCGATATTGAGTTACTGAAAGTAAACTGA
- a CDS encoding LL-diaminopimelate aminotransferase, whose translation MALINDHYLKLKAGYLFPEIGRRVNKFCEENPSAAVIKLGIGDVTEPLPAAIREAMHAAVDEMGNPDTFHGYGPEQGYAFLRDAIAQNDFQSRGVDISADEIFVSDGSKCDTGNILDIFGADNKVAVTDPVYPVYVDTNVMTGRTGEADESGRYAGLTYLPVTAENNFVPALPESPVDLIYLCYPNNPTGTVATKETLKQWVDYAKANGSIIFFDAAYEAFITDPEIPHSIYEIEGAKEVAIEFRSFSKNAGFTGTRCAFTVVPKELKGKTASGETVDIHPLWNRRHCTKFNGVSYIIQKGAEAAYSEQGKQQIQTLIAFYLENARLLREGLESVGISVYGGVNAPYVWLKTPGDASSWDFFDELLQKAHLVGTPGSGFGAAGEGYFRLSAFNSRDNINEAVTRFQNVVR comes from the coding sequence ATGGCTTTGATTAATGATCACTACCTGAAGCTCAAAGCGGGTTATCTTTTTCCGGAAATTGGACGGCGTGTCAACAAGTTTTGCGAAGAGAACCCGAGTGCAGCTGTGATCAAACTGGGAATTGGTGACGTGACCGAGCCTCTGCCGGCTGCGATCCGGGAAGCCATGCATGCAGCCGTCGATGAGATGGGAAATCCTGACACGTTCCACGGGTACGGGCCCGAACAGGGATACGCTTTCCTGAGAGATGCGATTGCGCAAAATGATTTTCAATCGCGGGGCGTTGATATTTCTGCAGACGAAATATTTGTCTCCGACGGTTCAAAGTGTGATACCGGAAACATCCTCGATATTTTTGGTGCGGATAATAAAGTCGCAGTCACCGACCCTGTTTATCCGGTTTATGTCGACACCAACGTAATGACTGGACGCACAGGCGAAGCGGATGAAAGTGGACGATATGCTGGTTTGACATATCTGCCTGTGACTGCCGAAAACAACTTTGTTCCCGCTCTGCCTGAATCACCGGTCGACTTAATTTATCTCTGTTATCCCAATAATCCCACGGGAACGGTCGCGACAAAAGAGACTCTCAAGCAGTGGGTCGATTATGCCAAAGCGAACGGCTCGATCATTTTCTTCGATGCTGCCTATGAAGCTTTCATTACAGATCCCGAAATTCCCCATTCGATTTATGAGATCGAGGGAGCAAAAGAAGTCGCGATTGAATTTCGCAGCTTTAGTAAGAATGCGGGCTTCACAGGAACCCGCTGTGCATTTACCGTCGTACCCAAAGAATTAAAAGGAAAGACGGCGAGCGGCGAAACGGTAGACATCCATCCTCTCTGGAATCGACGTCATTGTACTAAGTTTAACGGCGTGTCTTACATCATCCAGAAAGGGGCGGAAGCCGCTTATTCAGAGCAGGGTAAACAGCAGATTCAGACATTGATCGCGTTCTATCTGGAAAATGCCCGACTGCTGAGAGAAGGACTGGAATCGGTCGGGATTTCGGTTTATGGTGGCGTCAATGCCCCTTATGTCTGGCTCAAAACACCCGGAGATGCGTCCAGTTGGGACTTCTTTGACGAATTGTTGCAAAAGGCCCACCTGGTCGGTACTCCCGGCAGTGGATTTGGTGCTGCTGGCGAAGGCTATTTCCGCCTAAGTGCTTTCAACAGCAGAGATAATATCAATGAAGCGGTGACGCGTTTTCAAAACGTAGTCCGTTAA
- a CDS encoding MauE/DoxX family redox-associated membrane protein, protein MSYEKIFLQLRLLKVTLTCFSLGLFLITWQLWVPQTLFPQVPLFSYILNLPTWIDWFTLISMVISSLCLLGMVSASWFLRRQDQECWQSAQQVCGGLFFFAFLISIVFDQHRLQPWAYQFAIGFLLLTCLKPPRAVRLFRLFVISIYFYSALSKCDASFIQTLGPQLVKGLFTGIGVSTEYWTERTLTLIAGSFPIAELLIAVGLLIPRTRQWALWIAVSMHVCLILAVGPWGLNHHGGVLVWNIYFIFQDLILFSGLLSLRNSGEAVLSQADFNLSFKHSIGREKGIMAIVWFVMLSPLLEPIGYFDHWPAWGLYASSHDRVTLLVDEEAKSQLPPALQPFVDPPRPFSPWCRVRVDRWSLAELGAPVYPQARFQLGVAIAISKIPEQNSGHGSQPPQVRLLFESAAHRLTGKRKISEYKGLTQIESLAQQFWFNAMPRPFDNIEND, encoded by the coding sequence ATGTCATATGAGAAGATTTTCTTACAACTGCGATTACTTAAAGTCACTTTGACATGTTTCAGTCTGGGGCTGTTCTTAATTACGTGGCAGCTCTGGGTACCACAAACGTTATTTCCTCAGGTTCCTTTATTCTCCTATATACTTAATCTGCCTACCTGGATCGACTGGTTCACGTTGATCTCGATGGTCATCTCCAGTCTTTGTCTGCTGGGAATGGTCTCTGCCTCATGGTTTTTGCGGAGACAGGATCAGGAGTGCTGGCAATCAGCTCAACAAGTTTGCGGTGGCTTGTTTTTTTTCGCGTTCCTGATTTCGATCGTGTTTGACCAGCATCGCCTCCAACCCTGGGCGTATCAGTTTGCCATAGGATTTTTGTTGTTGACCTGTCTGAAACCGCCGCGCGCTGTTCGGCTGTTTCGGTTGTTTGTGATCAGCATTTATTTCTATTCCGCGCTTTCCAAATGCGATGCCAGCTTTATACAGACGCTGGGGCCCCAGCTAGTAAAAGGACTGTTTACCGGAATCGGAGTATCTACCGAATACTGGACCGAACGTACCTTGACCTTGATCGCTGGTTCATTTCCGATTGCCGAATTACTGATTGCGGTGGGGTTGTTGATTCCCCGTACCCGCCAATGGGCTCTCTGGATTGCAGTATCGATGCATGTCTGTCTCATTCTTGCCGTCGGTCCCTGGGGATTGAATCACCATGGTGGTGTTCTCGTCTGGAATATTTATTTCATCTTCCAGGATCTGATTCTGTTTAGTGGTTTGCTGAGCCTTAGGAATTCGGGAGAAGCTGTCCTCAGTCAGGCCGATTTCAACCTGTCATTCAAACACAGCATCGGAAGGGAAAAGGGCATCATGGCCATTGTCTGGTTTGTAATGCTGTCTCCGTTGTTAGAACCAATCGGATATTTTGATCATTGGCCTGCCTGGGGATTGTACGCGAGTTCGCATGATCGCGTGACATTACTGGTTGACGAAGAAGCGAAATCGCAGCTCCCCCCTGCACTGCAACCGTTTGTTGATCCGCCTCGTCCATTCAGTCCCTGGTGTCGTGTACGCGTTGATCGCTGGTCACTGGCAGAACTCGGCGCGCCTGTCTATCCACAGGCCCGTTTTCAATTGGGAGTGGCAATCGCGATCAGCAAAATTCCGGAGCAGAATTCGGGTCACGGCTCACAACCACCACAAGTCAGACTGCTGTTCGAAAGCGCAGCTCATCGGCTGACAGGTAAGCGCAAAATCAGTGAGTACAAAGGCTTAACCCAAATCGAGTCTCTCGCACAGCAGTTCTGGTTCAATGCCATGCCGCGCCCGTTTGACAACATAGAAAACGACTGA
- the ygfZ gene encoding CAF17-like 4Fe-4S cluster assembly/insertion protein YgfZ: MSLRQFQELQKSQGAVFKDLDQLYPLVSHFGTPEKEYHSAQEGAVLFDLSHRDQLELRGKDRQKFLHNFCTNDIKSLQPDQGCEAFITNVQSRILGHIFAFNHEESIWIDTAPGESKTIIDHLDRYIILEDAHFKIRTPEFGNLYLSGPQSTAIFSQLGINVSSLEVNQQLRVAESDSQLTVRRVDWLGQPGFLCCLPYVNISELWSNLTQAGATPAGQDTFQALRIEYLFPMYGIDLTEENLAQEASRTDRAISFKKGCYLGQEPIARIDSLGHVNRELRAIGLDQAWVPPAGTKVVVKDANESQDVGTISSSARSYGKYPAVAMALIRRGSNEPGTEVILVSEDQEYSGTVFTSLN; the protein is encoded by the coding sequence ATGTCATTACGTCAATTTCAGGAACTCCAGAAATCGCAGGGTGCCGTTTTCAAAGATCTCGATCAGCTTTATCCACTTGTTTCCCACTTTGGGACTCCTGAGAAAGAGTATCATAGCGCGCAAGAGGGCGCCGTACTTTTTGATCTGAGTCACCGAGATCAACTGGAGTTAAGAGGTAAAGATCGGCAGAAGTTTCTGCACAACTTTTGTACGAACGATATCAAAAGCCTGCAACCTGATCAGGGTTGTGAAGCTTTTATTACGAATGTCCAAAGCCGCATTCTAGGTCATATCTTTGCTTTCAATCACGAAGAATCGATCTGGATTGATACAGCGCCCGGAGAAAGCAAAACCATTATCGATCATTTGGATCGCTATATCATTCTCGAAGACGCGCACTTTAAAATACGCACACCGGAATTCGGCAACTTGTATCTGAGTGGCCCTCAGTCAACGGCGATATTCAGTCAACTGGGAATCAATGTAAGTTCATTGGAAGTCAATCAGCAACTGCGGGTGGCAGAATCAGATTCACAACTCACAGTGCGACGGGTCGACTGGTTGGGGCAGCCCGGTTTTCTCTGCTGTCTGCCGTATGTCAACATTTCTGAATTGTGGTCAAACCTGACTCAAGCAGGAGCAACTCCAGCAGGTCAGGATACTTTCCAGGCATTACGCATTGAATATCTCTTTCCCATGTATGGAATTGATTTAACAGAAGAGAATCTGGCGCAGGAAGCAAGTCGAACCGATCGCGCGATCTCATTCAAAAAAGGCTGTTATCTGGGTCAGGAACCAATTGCTCGAATTGATTCACTGGGTCATGTGAATCGAGAGTTGCGGGCCATTGGACTCGACCAGGCCTGGGTCCCTCCAGCGGGAACCAAAGTAGTCGTGAAAGACGCCAACGAATCTCAGGATGTGGGTACGATTTCTTCTTCTGCCAGATCGTATGGAAAATATCCTGCTGTTGCGATGGCGTTGATACGGCGCGGTTCGAACGAACCAGGCACCGAGGTAATACTCGTTTCTGAGGATCAAGAGTATTCCGGAACTGTTTTTACATCACTCAATTAA